The following are encoded in a window of Candidatus Obscuribacterales bacterium genomic DNA:
- a CDS encoding rubredoxin: MTTDAADSGETNPTPAADATGQAGESAENTTAPLDPKDLDRYECRSCGYVYEPVKGDGRSVEPGTPFEDLSIVWRCPVCSARASQFSNIGPTGNPSGFKENLGYGLGVNRLTPGQKNILIFSALGIGVLFFLSLYGLK; the protein is encoded by the coding sequence ATGACTACTGACGCTGCCGACTCCGGCGAGACAAATCCAACTCCGGCTGCTGACGCAACCGGTCAGGCAGGCGAGTCCGCTGAGAATACCACTGCTCCTTTAGATCCTAAAGATTTAGATCGTTATGAATGTCGCTCCTGTGGCTATGTGTACGAGCCAGTGAAGGGAGACGGACGGTCAGTTGAGCCAGGCACTCCGTTTGAGGATCTATCTATTGTTTGGCGATGCCCGGTCTGCTCAGCTCGAGCTAGCCAGTTCAGCAATATTGGCCCCACAGGCAACCCATCTGGCTTTAAAGAAAACCTAGGTTACGGGCTAGGTGTGAATCGCCTCACCCCGGGGCAAAAAAATATTCTCATTTTTAGTGCCTTGGGAATTGGCGTCTTGTTTTTCCTCAGCCTTTATGGTCTGAAGTAG
- the purS gene encoding phosphoribosylformylglycinamidine synthase subunit PurS, translated as MTQTYHARIYVTLRPSVLDPAGTAVQSGLKHLGYDNVEGVRIGKYVELTLQAGTAEEAEGQLDRMCDQLLANPVIENYRFELVDAIAPASVSK; from the coding sequence ATGACTCAGACCTATCACGCCCGAATTTATGTCACCCTGCGTCCTTCGGTGCTCGATCCTGCTGGGACAGCCGTCCAGTCTGGCCTGAAGCATCTTGGCTACGATAATGTAGAGGGTGTGCGGATTGGTAAATATGTGGAGCTGACGCTCCAGGCTGGCACGGCTGAGGAGGCCGAGGGGCAGCTCGATCGCATGTGTGATCAACTGCTGGCCAATCCAGTCATTGAAAACTATCGGTTCGAGTTGGTGGATGCGATCGCTCCGGCGTCTGTATCGAAGTAG